The following proteins are encoded in a genomic region of Nocardioides renjunii:
- the glnA gene encoding type I glutamate--ammonia ligase, with protein MGKQEDFVLRALEERDVRFVRLWFTDVLGFLKSVSVAPAELENAFEEGIGFDGSAIEGFARVYESDMLAHPDASTFQILPWRTGDDGGPATARMFCDIVMPDGSPSYADPRHVLKRTLGRAADQGFTFYTHPEIEFYLFKNAPGKGDEPEPVDRSGFFDHTAQSRGADFRREAITMLEAMGISVEFSHHEGGPGQQEIDLRYADALTTADNIMTFRTVIREVALGQDIWASFMPKPFTTHPGSGMHTHVSLFEGDRNAFFEAGAQYQLSKTGRQFIAGILRHASEISVVTNQWVNSYKRLLGGGEAPSSICWGHNNRSAMIRVPMYKPNKGQSTRIELRTVDPACNPYLAFAVVLAAGMRGIEEGYELPREAEDDVWSLTERERKALGIAPLPKSLSDAIDVAESSELLAETLGEHVFDYFLRNKRAEWEEYRTQVSAYERDRMLPVL; from the coding sequence ATGGGCAAGCAAGAGGACTTCGTACTCCGCGCGCTCGAGGAGCGTGACGTCCGGTTCGTCCGGCTGTGGTTCACCGACGTGCTCGGCTTCCTCAAGAGCGTGAGCGTGGCGCCGGCCGAGCTCGAGAACGCCTTCGAGGAGGGCATCGGGTTCGACGGCTCGGCCATCGAGGGCTTCGCCCGCGTCTACGAGTCCGACATGCTCGCGCACCCCGACGCCTCGACGTTCCAGATCCTGCCCTGGCGCACGGGGGACGACGGCGGCCCGGCGACCGCCCGGATGTTCTGCGACATCGTGATGCCCGACGGCAGCCCGTCGTACGCCGACCCGCGCCACGTCCTCAAGCGCACGCTGGGCCGGGCGGCCGACCAGGGGTTCACGTTCTACACGCACCCCGAGATCGAGTTCTACCTGTTCAAGAACGCGCCCGGGAAGGGCGACGAGCCCGAGCCGGTCGACCGCAGCGGCTTCTTCGACCACACCGCCCAGTCGCGGGGCGCGGACTTCCGCCGCGAGGCGATCACGATGCTCGAGGCGATGGGCATCTCGGTGGAGTTCAGCCACCACGAGGGCGGACCCGGCCAGCAGGAGATCGACCTGCGCTACGCCGACGCGCTGACGACCGCCGACAACATCATGACCTTCCGCACCGTGATCCGTGAGGTCGCGCTGGGCCAGGACATCTGGGCCTCCTTCATGCCCAAGCCGTTCACCACGCACCCCGGGTCGGGCATGCACACGCACGTGTCGCTCTTCGAGGGCGACCGCAACGCCTTCTTCGAGGCCGGCGCGCAATACCAGCTGTCGAAGACGGGCCGGCAGTTCATCGCCGGGATCCTGCGCCACGCGAGCGAGATCAGCGTGGTCACCAACCAGTGGGTGAACTCCTACAAGCGCCTGCTCGGCGGCGGCGAGGCCCCCTCCTCGATCTGCTGGGGCCACAACAACCGATCGGCGATGATCCGCGTGCCGATGTACAAGCCCAACAAGGGCCAGTCGACGCGCATCGAGCTGCGCACGGTCGACCCGGCGTGCAACCCCTACCTCGCCTTCGCGGTCGTCCTGGCGGCCGGCATGCGGGGGATCGAGGAGGGCTACGAGCTGCCGCGCGAGGCCGAGGACGACGTCTGGTCGCTGACCGAGCGCGAGCGCAAGGCGCTCGGCATCGCACCGCTGCCCAAGAGCCTGTCGGACGCCATCGACGTGGCCGAGAGCTCCGAGCTGCTCGCGGAGACCCTCGGCGAGCACGTCTTCGACTACTTCCTGCGCAACAAGCGCGCCGAGTGGGAGGAGTACCGCACGCAGGTCTCCGCCTACGAGCGCGACCGGATGCTCCCGGTCCTCTGA
- a CDS encoding AbgT family transporter, which produces MTTTTMSRTDRALAAVERVGNRLPDPFLLFLGLFLVVGVISTVLQLAGTAVTIPGTDEETAVRGLFTGEGLAWLTVNLGANFIGFPPLVTVVTILLAVTVAERSGLLSAAIRASLGSAPRWLLPYAVGFVGVSASVMADAAFIVVPPLAAMVFKAAGRHPLAGLVGGFAAVGAGYSTSVVVTSLDALFAGITNAVTEGLPDAGATVTPVSNLYFNIVSALVLALVAGIVIDRLVEPRLVREGAPTDMVAAEDEATLEPGTAEDEDVAPALRAAPTDLSPDLEPAERRGLRIAGLVFLALSALILAAVLPGGSPWRNEDGNFLPESPLLDSTVFVVFVLFLGPALAYGFVSGSLRRAADVPKVMALGIKDMAAFIVLAFMLGQFIALFNWSNVGSALAVTGANGLESIGLTGYPAIIGFILLASVLNLFIVSGSSMWTLMGAVFVPLFALLGYEPGFVQAAFRVGDSATQVITPMNPYIWIFLVMLKRYEPEAGLGTVISRMIPFVVPFWISWVAVLTVFYLTGADVGPGVGIRIE; this is translated from the coding sequence ATGACCACCACGACGATGTCGCGCACGGACCGGGCCCTCGCGGCCGTCGAGCGGGTCGGCAACCGGCTGCCGGACCCGTTCCTGCTGTTCCTCGGCCTCTTCCTGGTGGTGGGGGTCATCTCGACCGTCCTGCAGCTCGCGGGCACCGCGGTGACCATCCCGGGCACCGACGAGGAGACCGCGGTGCGCGGGCTCTTCACCGGTGAGGGACTGGCCTGGCTCACGGTCAACCTCGGTGCCAACTTCATCGGCTTCCCGCCGCTCGTCACCGTCGTGACGATCCTGCTGGCGGTCACGGTGGCCGAGCGCTCGGGACTGCTGTCGGCCGCGATCCGCGCGAGCCTCGGGTCCGCGCCGCGGTGGCTGCTGCCCTACGCCGTCGGGTTCGTCGGGGTGAGCGCGTCGGTGATGGCCGACGCCGCCTTCATCGTGGTGCCGCCCCTGGCCGCGATGGTCTTCAAGGCCGCCGGCCGGCACCCGCTCGCCGGGCTGGTGGGCGGCTTCGCCGCAGTGGGCGCCGGCTACTCCACCTCGGTCGTGGTCACCAGCCTCGACGCCCTCTTCGCCGGCATCACCAACGCGGTGACGGAAGGCCTGCCGGACGCGGGCGCGACGGTCACCCCGGTCTCCAACCTCTACTTCAACATCGTCTCCGCGCTCGTGCTCGCACTGGTCGCCGGCATCGTGATCGACCGGCTCGTCGAGCCCCGGCTGGTGCGCGAGGGCGCCCCCACCGACATGGTGGCGGCCGAGGACGAGGCGACCCTCGAGCCGGGCACTGCGGAGGACGAGGACGTGGCCCCGGCCCTGCGGGCCGCGCCCACCGACCTCTCCCCCGACCTCGAGCCCGCCGAGCGGCGCGGCCTGCGCATCGCCGGACTGGTCTTCCTCGCGTTGTCGGCCCTGATCCTGGCCGCGGTCCTGCCGGGGGGCTCGCCGTGGCGCAACGAGGACGGCAACTTCCTGCCGGAGTCACCGCTGCTCGACTCGACCGTCTTCGTCGTGTTCGTGCTGTTCCTGGGACCGGCCCTGGCGTACGGCTTCGTGAGCGGCTCGCTGCGCCGTGCCGCCGACGTGCCGAAGGTAATGGCCCTCGGCATCAAGGACATGGCGGCGTTCATCGTCCTGGCCTTCATGCTCGGCCAGTTCATCGCCCTCTTCAACTGGAGCAACGTCGGCTCCGCGCTCGCCGTCACCGGCGCCAACGGGCTGGAGTCGATCGGCCTCACGGGCTACCCCGCGATCATCGGCTTCATCCTGCTGGCCTCGGTGCTCAACCTGTTCATCGTCAGCGGCTCGTCGATGTGGACGCTGATGGGGGCGGTGTTCGTGCCCCTCTTCGCGCTCCTCGGCTACGAGCCGGGCTTCGTGCAGGCGGCGTTCCGGGTGGGCGACTCCGCCACGCAGGTCATCACGCCGATGAACCCCTACATCTGGATCTTCCTGGTGATGCTCAAGCGCTACGAGCCCGAGGCGGGGCTCGGCACCGTCATCTCCCGGATGATCCCGTTCGTGGTGCCGTTCTGGATCTCCTGGGTGGCGGTCCTGACGGTCTTCTACCTCACCGGCGCCGACGTCGGGCCCGGTGTGGGGATCCGCATCGAGTGA
- a CDS encoding M20 family metallopeptidase — MSHPQDQSDPHSGATRRDLSTPTVPDDFLVAHLAEETRRRARSAHAPGATTAGADPDLLAALRDAVDDLGPVLLAASHDLSEHPEVSFEEHRSAAALADLVEGRGIEVVREAHGLPTALRAETGDPGGPTIAVLSEYDALPGIGHGCGHNVIATAGLGAFLALAAVGDRLPGRVVWLGTPAEEGGGGKEIMAGHGAFDGVDAALMVHPFTYDIADPLFLGRRQLRATFTGVTSHASAQPFMGRNALDAVNLMYTGVGLHRQQMPPTDRVHGVVTAGGERPNVIPEHAEMLFYLRSEHPEGLAVLSDRLADIARGAALMTGCGVTLAWDEAPAYLPVRGNGPLAAAWTTRYGERGRTVLPPEVVPRMFAGSTDFGNVSYRMPGVHAMVRITDADLSLHTREFAEAAVSAEADQVVLDSAWALAAVSADWLSDPELRRAAADDFEAAGGPVDVPSYFGPTSAAPAGGER; from the coding sequence ATGAGCCACCCCCAGGACCAGTCCGACCCCCACTCCGGCGCCACCCGCCGCGACCTCTCCACGCCGACGGTCCCCGACGACTTCCTCGTCGCCCACCTCGCCGAGGAGACCCGGCGCCGCGCCCGATCGGCCCACGCCCCGGGGGCCACCACCGCGGGCGCCGACCCCGACCTGCTCGCGGCGCTCCGCGACGCCGTCGACGACCTGGGACCGGTGCTGCTGGCGGCCAGCCACGACCTCTCCGAGCACCCCGAGGTGTCGTTCGAGGAGCACCGCTCGGCCGCCGCGCTGGCCGACCTCGTCGAGGGCCGCGGCATCGAGGTGGTGCGCGAGGCGCACGGGCTGCCGACCGCGCTCCGGGCGGAGACCGGCGACCCCGGAGGGCCGACGATCGCCGTGCTGTCGGAGTACGACGCGCTGCCGGGCATCGGCCACGGGTGCGGGCACAACGTCATCGCCACCGCCGGGCTGGGCGCGTTCCTGGCCCTCGCCGCGGTCGGCGACCGGCTGCCGGGGCGCGTCGTCTGGCTCGGCACGCCCGCCGAGGAGGGCGGCGGCGGCAAGGAGATCATGGCCGGCCACGGCGCCTTCGACGGCGTCGACGCGGCGCTGATGGTGCACCCCTTCACCTACGACATCGCCGACCCGCTCTTCCTGGGCCGCCGCCAGCTGCGGGCCACCTTCACCGGCGTCACGTCCCACGCCTCCGCCCAGCCCTTCATGGGCCGCAACGCGCTCGACGCGGTGAACCTGATGTACACCGGCGTCGGGCTGCACCGCCAGCAGATGCCGCCCACCGACCGGGTGCACGGCGTGGTGACCGCGGGCGGCGAGCGGCCCAACGTCATCCCCGAGCACGCCGAGATGCTCTTCTACCTCCGCAGCGAGCACCCGGAGGGCCTGGCCGTGCTCAGCGACCGCCTCGCCGACATCGCCCGCGGCGCGGCGCTGATGACCGGCTGCGGCGTCACGCTGGCGTGGGACGAGGCTCCGGCCTACCTGCCCGTGCGCGGCAACGGCCCCCTGGCCGCCGCGTGGACGACCCGCTACGGCGAGCGGGGACGTACGGTCCTGCCGCCGGAGGTGGTGCCGCGGATGTTCGCCGGGTCCACCGACTTCGGCAACGTCTCCTACCGCATGCCCGGCGTGCACGCGATGGTCCGGATCACCGACGCGGACCTGTCGCTGCACACCCGCGAGTTCGCCGAGGCCGCGGTCAGCGCCGAAGCGGACCAGGTGGTGCTCGACTCGGCGTGGGCGCTCGCCGCCGTCAGCGCCGACTGGCTGAGCGACCCCGAGCTGCGCCGCGCCGCCGCGGACGACTTCGAGGCGGCCGGCGGGCCGGTCGACGTCCCGTCCTACTTCGGCCCCACCTCGGCCGCACCCGCAGGGGGTGAGCGATGA
- a CDS encoding winged helix-turn-helix domain-containing protein, with product MAEVLIIEDDDRIRPLLVRGLRDCGHTVTSAPTGMTGLQLAVDSSPDLVVLDLGLPDVDGTQVLSMLRAVSAVPVIIASARADDPSLVGALDAGADDYVVKPFTSAQLDARIRAVLRRVESGRRRPTSITVGGLSVDLAGRRVHLDGQEVDLTPREFDLLAHLAERPGEVVTKRDLLVEVWRQPWGGSDKTVDVHLSWLRRKLGETAAAPRYLTTVRGVGVRLAAPDEDG from the coding sequence GTGGCGGAGGTGCTGATCATCGAGGACGACGACCGGATCCGGCCGTTGCTGGTGCGGGGCCTGCGCGACTGCGGCCACACCGTGACCTCCGCGCCCACCGGCATGACGGGCCTCCAGCTCGCGGTCGACAGCAGCCCCGACCTGGTGGTGCTCGACCTCGGGTTGCCCGACGTCGACGGCACCCAGGTCCTGTCCATGCTCAGGGCCGTCAGCGCCGTGCCGGTCATCATCGCCAGCGCCAGGGCCGACGACCCGTCGCTCGTGGGCGCGCTGGACGCGGGCGCCGACGACTACGTCGTCAAGCCGTTCACCAGCGCGCAGCTCGACGCGCGGATCCGAGCCGTCCTGCGGCGCGTGGAGTCCGGACGCCGGCGACCGACGAGCATCACCGTCGGCGGCCTGTCCGTCGACCTCGCCGGGCGGCGCGTCCACCTCGACGGTCAGGAGGTCGACCTCACCCCGCGCGAGTTCGACCTGCTCGCCCACCTGGCGGAGCGCCCCGGCGAGGTGGTGACCAAGCGCGACCTCCTCGTCGAGGTGTGGCGCCAGCCGTGGGGCGGGTCCGACAAGACCGTCGACGTCCACCTGTCGTGGCTGCGCCGCAAGCTCGGCGAGACGGCGGCGGCACCGCGCTACCTGACCACGGTGCGCGGGGTCGGCGTACGCCTCGCCGCCCCCGACGAGGACGGCTGA
- a CDS encoding bifunctional [glutamine synthetase] adenylyltransferase/[glutamine synthetase]-adenylyl-L-tyrosine phosphorylase: protein MSSPGTYVRLGFVDGAAAARGIERLGAAGKPLTDKLAATADPDAALDGLLRLVDALDEADEGAGAAMLAEVADDEGTAMRLCCVLGASAALTQHLVRHPGHWRELTDPTLGTTRPAAYAVREAMLAAVGADPRATEPVAALPDAEAVDVLRVEYRRVLLRLASRDLAHHVGIDDAAAEISDLAAATLEAALAVARARVGETAHDVRLAVVAMGKCGGHELNYISDVDVVFVHEPAELGTGERADEGVALRAGTQLASHLMRICSDHTREGTIWPVDANLRPEGSQGPLVRTLASHRGYYEKWAKTWEFQALLKARPVAGDVALGQAYLEVIEPLVWRAAERDGFVTEVQAMRRRVVDHIPAHEAERQLKLGSGGLRDVEFAVQLLQLVHGRADPSLREGATLSALTRLTEGGYVGREDGERLHEAYSFLRTLEHRIQLHQLRRTHVLPDDEASLRRLGRSLGLFSEPAVQLDKLWRYHRREVRRLHEKLFYRPLLGAVAKLPGTEARLSLEAAGARLSALGYADPRAALRHLEALTSGVSRTSDIQRTLLPVLLEWFADSPDPDAGLFGFRRISESLGRSPWYLTMLRDEGEVAQRLAHLLGTSRYATDLLEREPQGVKMLGESLEPLSAEAALTEMQALVERAGSAEAAVGAVRAVRRRELLRIASGELLAGTDVAVVGRGLSRLTDATLQATLDIATGSVRRQRGLEAAPTRIAVVAMGRYGGFELSYGSDADVMFVHEPVAGVEAQVATSFAQAVVSELRRLLSLPASDPPLEVDPDLRPEGRNGPMVRTVESYAAYYAKWSHVWEFQALLRADPVAGDEGLRRRFTELIDPLRFPAEGISEADVVEVRRIKARVDDERLPRGADRQTHLKLGRGGLADVEWTVQLLQMRHAGTVGGLRTPQTLPALAAAAEAGLVAEEDAGTLAEAWRLVSRVRNAVTLVRGKPSDQLPRDARERAAVARVLGYPPGSSDEMVNDYLRATRRAHAVVERIFWE from the coding sequence GTGAGCTCGCCCGGGACCTACGTCCGCCTCGGCTTCGTCGACGGCGCGGCCGCCGCGCGGGGCATCGAGCGCCTCGGCGCCGCCGGCAAGCCGCTCACCGACAAGCTCGCGGCGACCGCGGACCCGGACGCCGCGCTCGACGGGCTGCTCCGGCTCGTCGACGCGCTGGACGAGGCCGACGAGGGCGCGGGCGCCGCGATGCTCGCCGAGGTCGCCGACGACGAGGGCACCGCGATGCGGCTGTGCTGCGTCCTGGGCGCCAGCGCCGCCCTGACCCAGCACCTGGTGCGCCACCCGGGGCACTGGCGTGAGCTCACCGATCCGACGCTCGGCACCACCCGCCCCGCGGCGTACGCCGTCCGCGAGGCGATGCTGGCCGCCGTCGGCGCCGACCCGCGGGCCACCGAGCCGGTCGCCGCCCTGCCGGACGCGGAGGCCGTCGACGTCCTGCGGGTGGAGTACCGCCGGGTCCTGCTGCGGCTGGCCTCCCGCGACCTGGCCCACCACGTGGGCATCGACGACGCGGCGGCGGAGATCTCCGACCTGGCCGCGGCGACCCTCGAGGCGGCCCTGGCGGTCGCGCGGGCCCGGGTCGGCGAGACCGCGCACGACGTACGGCTCGCCGTGGTCGCGATGGGCAAGTGCGGGGGCCACGAGCTCAACTACATCTCCGACGTCGACGTGGTCTTCGTCCACGAGCCGGCCGAGCTGGGGACGGGGGAGCGGGCGGACGAGGGCGTCGCGCTGCGGGCCGGGACCCAGCTGGCCTCGCACCTGATGCGGATCTGCTCCGACCACACCCGCGAGGGCACCATCTGGCCGGTGGACGCCAACCTGCGTCCGGAGGGCAGCCAGGGCCCGCTCGTGCGGACCCTCGCGAGCCACCGCGGCTACTACGAGAAGTGGGCCAAGACCTGGGAGTTCCAGGCCCTGCTCAAGGCGCGTCCGGTCGCCGGCGACGTCGCGCTGGGGCAGGCCTACCTCGAGGTCATCGAGCCGTTGGTGTGGCGCGCCGCCGAGCGCGACGGGTTCGTCACCGAGGTGCAGGCGATGCGCCGCCGCGTCGTCGACCACATCCCCGCCCACGAGGCCGAGCGCCAGCTCAAGCTCGGCTCCGGCGGCCTGCGCGACGTCGAGTTCGCGGTGCAGCTGCTGCAGCTCGTCCACGGCCGGGCCGACCCGTCGCTGCGGGAGGGCGCCACCCTCAGCGCGCTGACCCGGCTCACCGAGGGCGGCTACGTCGGCCGTGAGGACGGCGAGAGGCTCCACGAGGCCTACTCCTTCCTCCGCACGCTGGAGCACCGGATCCAGCTGCACCAGCTCCGGCGCACCCACGTGCTGCCCGACGACGAGGCGTCGCTGCGTCGGCTCGGCCGGTCCCTCGGACTGTTCTCCGAGCCGGCCGTCCAGCTCGACAAGCTGTGGCGCTACCACCGCCGCGAGGTCCGCCGGCTGCACGAGAAGCTGTTCTACCGGCCGCTGCTCGGTGCCGTCGCCAAGCTGCCCGGCACCGAGGCGCGCCTCTCGCTGGAGGCGGCCGGGGCCCGGCTCTCCGCGCTCGGGTACGCCGACCCGCGGGCGGCGCTGCGCCACCTCGAGGCGCTCACCAGCGGGGTCTCCCGCACCTCCGACATCCAGCGGACCCTGCTGCCGGTGCTGCTCGAGTGGTTCGCCGACTCGCCCGACCCCGACGCCGGGCTGTTCGGCTTCCGGCGCATCAGCGAGAGCCTCGGCCGCTCGCCGTGGTACCTCACGATGCTTCGCGACGAGGGCGAGGTCGCGCAGCGCCTCGCCCACCTGCTCGGCACGTCGCGCTACGCCACCGACCTGCTGGAGCGCGAGCCGCAGGGCGTGAAGATGCTCGGGGAGTCGCTCGAGCCGCTGAGTGCCGAGGCGGCCCTCACGGAGATGCAGGCGCTCGTCGAGCGCGCCGGGTCCGCGGAGGCGGCGGTCGGCGCCGTGCGGGCCGTACGCCGTCGCGAGCTGCTGCGCATCGCCAGCGGGGAGCTCCTCGCCGGCACCGACGTGGCGGTGGTCGGGCGGGGCCTGAGCCGGCTGACCGATGCGACGCTGCAGGCCACCCTCGACATCGCGACCGGGTCGGTGCGCCGCCAGCGCGGGCTCGAGGCCGCGCCGACCCGGATCGCGGTCGTCGCGATGGGGCGCTACGGCGGCTTCGAGCTGTCCTACGGCAGCGACGCCGACGTCATGTTCGTGCACGAGCCGGTCGCGGGCGTGGAGGCGCAGGTCGCCACGTCGTTCGCGCAGGCGGTCGTCTCCGAGCTGCGCAGGCTGCTGTCGCTGCCGGCCAGCGACCCGCCGCTGGAGGTCGACCCCGACCTGCGCCCCGAGGGCCGGAACGGGCCGATGGTGCGCACGGTGGAGTCGTACGCCGCCTACTACGCCAAGTGGTCGCACGTGTGGGAGTTCCAGGCCCTGCTGCGGGCGGACCCGGTGGCGGGCGACGAAGGCCTGCGCCGGCGCTTCACCGAGCTCATCGACCCGTTGCGGTTCCCGGCCGAGGGCATCTCGGAGGCCGACGTGGTCGAGGTGCGCCGGATCAAGGCGCGCGTCGACGACGAGCGCCTGCCCCGGGGTGCCGACCGCCAGACGCACCTCAAGCTGGGCCGCGGCGGCCTCGCCGACGTGGAGTGGACGGTGCAGCTGCTCCAGATGCGCCACGCCGGGACGGTCGGGGGGCTGCGGACGCCGCAGACGCTGCCGGCGCTGGCGGCCGCCGCGGAGGCGGGGCTGGTCGCCGAGGAGGACGCCGGGACGCTGGCCGAGGCCTGGCGCCTGGTCAGCCGGGTGCGCAACGCGGTGACGCTGGTGCGGGGCAAGCCGTCGGACCAGCTGCCCCGCGACGCGCGGGAGCGCGCCGCCGTCGCCCGCGTGCTCG